The Mucilaginibacter terrenus genome has a segment encoding these proteins:
- a CDS encoding Rossmann-fold NAD(P)-binding domain-containing protein: MKLFSSVNDVQDVPALVAEALRLKQDPFAYKQLGLNKTISLVFLNPSLRTRMSTQKAAMNLGMNVIVLNIDKEGWALELRDGVVMNGTTVEHIREAAAVMGEYSDIIGVRSFPGLKDRDEDYSEAIFNKFVEFCKVPVVSLESATRHPLQSLADLVTIEELKTTSRPKVVLTWAPHIKPLPQAVPNSFAEWMCRADVDFVIAHPAGYELSQEFTSGATITHDQNEALKDADFIYVKNWSAYEPYGNVLPGNEDWMLTNDKLGIAPNAKVMHCLPVRRDLELSSEILDGPRSVVIHEAGNRVWAAQAVLKKILESN, from the coding sequence ATGAAACTATTTTCTTCTGTAAACGACGTTCAGGACGTGCCGGCACTGGTAGCTGAGGCATTACGGCTAAAACAAGACCCTTTTGCATACAAGCAACTCGGCCTTAATAAAACCATATCGCTGGTATTTTTGAACCCAAGCCTGCGCACACGCATGAGCACGCAAAAAGCTGCCATGAACCTGGGTATGAACGTTATTGTATTAAACATTGATAAAGAAGGCTGGGCGCTGGAATTAAGAGATGGCGTGGTAATGAATGGCACTACTGTAGAACATATACGTGAAGCAGCAGCAGTTATGGGCGAGTACTCCGACATTATTGGCGTGCGCTCGTTTCCGGGCCTCAAAGACCGCGATGAAGATTATAGCGAAGCTATTTTCAATAAGTTTGTGGAGTTTTGTAAAGTACCTGTGGTAAGTCTGGAATCTGCAACCCGTCATCCGCTGCAAAGCCTTGCCGACCTGGTGACCATTGAAGAGTTAAAAACGACCAGCCGGCCTAAGGTGGTGCTTACCTGGGCGCCTCATATAAAGCCGCTGCCACAGGCTGTGCCGAATTCTTTCGCCGAGTGGATGTGCAGAGCCGACGTAGATTTCGTCATCGCTCACCCGGCTGGATACGAGCTTTCACAAGAATTTACAAGTGGCGCTACCATTACGCATGACCAAAATGAGGCACTAAAAGATGCTGACTTTATTTACGTAAAGAACTGGTCTGCATATGAGCCTTATGGTAACGTGCTGCCCGGAAATGAAGACTGGATGCTGACCAACGACAAGCTTGGTATAGCTCCTAACGCGAAAGTAATGCATTGCCTCCCGGTAAGGCGTGATCTGGAATTATCATCAGAGATATTGGATGGCCCAAGGTCTGTTGTAATACACGAGGCAGGAAACCGTGTGTGGGCGGCACAGGCGGTGCTTAAAAAGATACTTGAGAGTAATTAA
- a CDS encoding aspartate aminotransferase family protein → MNLFDVYPINPINIVKGDGSLVYDDNGTEYLDLYGGHAVISIGHTNPHYVKRLEDQLHKIGFYSNSIEIPLQTQLAEKLGHVSGKEDYQLFLCNSGAEANENALKLASFYNGKKKVIAFRKAFHGRTSLAVAVTDNPKIVAPVNETDNVIFLPWNDEAALEEAFRNNEVSSVIIEGIQGVGGIQVAPIPFLQKIRSLCDEHNAVFIADSVQCGYGRTGKFFSHDFADINADIYSMAKGMGNGFPIGGIIISPKIKPAYGMLGTTFGGNHLACAAGLAVLEVIEQDSLMQNAADVGGYLIEELKKFNKVKEIRGRGLMIGIELPEELANVKKDLLFKHNIFTGEAKPNVVRLLPALNLTKAYADRFLDAFSKTLSNS, encoded by the coding sequence ATGAATTTATTCGACGTATACCCAATCAACCCAATCAATATTGTTAAAGGCGACGGCAGCCTTGTTTATGATGACAATGGCACCGAATACCTTGATCTTTACGGCGGTCACGCTGTAATATCTATCGGCCACACCAATCCGCATTATGTAAAACGGCTGGAAGACCAGTTGCATAAAATTGGTTTTTACTCCAACTCAATTGAAATCCCTTTACAAACCCAATTAGCGGAAAAGCTGGGCCATGTGTCGGGTAAGGAAGATTACCAATTGTTCCTTTGCAACTCCGGCGCAGAAGCCAATGAAAACGCGCTTAAGCTTGCTTCTTTTTACAACGGTAAAAAGAAAGTAATAGCTTTTCGCAAAGCTTTTCACGGCCGTACATCGCTTGCTGTAGCAGTTACCGATAACCCGAAAATTGTCGCACCTGTAAATGAAACAGACAACGTTATCTTCCTGCCCTGGAATGATGAAGCGGCGCTTGAAGAAGCATTCCGGAACAACGAGGTATCTTCCGTTATTATTGAAGGTATCCAAGGTGTTGGTGGCATCCAGGTAGCTCCCATCCCATTCCTGCAAAAAATCCGTTCATTGTGTGATGAGCATAACGCTGTGTTTATAGCAGATTCGGTACAATGCGGATATGGTCGTACCGGTAAATTCTTCTCACATGATTTTGCGGATATTAATGCAGACATCTACTCAATGGCAAAAGGCATGGGTAACGGCTTCCCTATTGGCGGGATTATTATATCGCCCAAAATAAAGCCTGCATATGGCATGCTGGGTACTACGTTCGGCGGAAATCATCTAGCTTGTGCTGCGGGATTAGCTGTGCTGGAGGTGATAGAGCAAGATAGTTTAATGCAAAATGCAGCCGATGTTGGTGGCTACCTTATTGAAGAACTAAAGAAGTTTAATAAAGTAAAAGAAATACGCGGGCGGGGTCTGATGATAGGTATAGAATTGCCGGAAGAGTTGGCCAACGTAAAAAAAGATCTGCTGTTTAAGCACAATATTTTTACAGGCGAGGCTAAGCCAAACGTGGTAAGGCTTTTACCAGCGCTTAACCTGACTAAAGCATACGCTGACAGGTTTTTGGACGCTTTCAGCAAAACATTAAGTAACTCCTAA
- the argC gene encoding N-acetyl-gamma-glutamyl-phosphate reductase, whose protein sequence is MSKVRAGIVGGAGYTGGEMLRILINHPNVDIVFVHSNSNAGKHVCEVHTDLFGDTDLQFASELAYNIDVLFLCVGHGDAKKFLELNEMPGNIRIIDLSQDFRLSQNANFKDKNFVYGLPELNREDIRSAENIANPGCFATCLQLGLLPLADKGLLTHEVHVTATTGSTGAGQSLSPTSHFTWRNDNLSVYKAFNHQHLNEIGQSLNQLQSGFSEAINFIPYRGDFTRGIIASIYTESDLAEAEALQLYKDYYAGHPFTHVTSRDIDLKQIVNTNKCFIQVKKHGNKIFIISIMDNLLKGASGQAVQNMNLMFGLDERAGLRLKATAF, encoded by the coding sequence ATGTCGAAAGTTAGAGCAGGCATAGTTGGAGGCGCGGGTTACACCGGCGGCGAAATGTTGCGCATCCTTATTAACCATCCCAATGTAGATATCGTATTTGTGCACAGCAATAGTAACGCTGGTAAACACGTATGCGAAGTCCATACAGATCTTTTTGGAGATACAGATCTGCAGTTTGCATCCGAACTGGCTTATAACATTGATGTGCTTTTCCTTTGCGTTGGCCATGGTGATGCTAAGAAGTTTTTAGAGCTTAACGAAATGCCCGGCAACATCAGGATAATTGACCTGAGCCAGGATTTCAGGTTAAGTCAGAACGCTAACTTTAAAGATAAGAACTTTGTTTACGGCTTGCCGGAGTTGAACCGTGAGGATATCCGCAGTGCTGAAAATATTGCTAACCCAGGCTGCTTTGCCACTTGCCTGCAACTTGGTTTGCTGCCACTAGCCGATAAAGGATTATTAACTCACGAAGTGCACGTTACGGCAACTACCGGCTCCACAGGTGCGGGGCAAAGCTTATCGCCCACTTCACACTTTACCTGGCGCAATGATAACTTATCTGTTTACAAAGCGTTTAACCACCAGCATCTAAACGAGATAGGGCAATCTTTAAACCAGCTGCAAAGCGGTTTTAGCGAAGCAATCAACTTCATTCCTTACCGTGGCGACTTTACAAGAGGTATAATTGCGTCTATTTACACGGAGAGTGATCTTGCAGAAGCAGAGGCCTTACAGTTATATAAAGATTACTATGCCGGTCACCCGTTCACTCACGTAACCAGCAGGGATATAGACCTGAAACAGATAGTCAACACCAACAAATGCTTTATTCAGGTTAAAAAGCATGGCAATAAGATATTCATCATAAGTATTATGGACAACTTACTTAAAGGTGCGTCCGGACAAGCCGTACAGAACATGAACCTCATGTTTGGTCTTGACGAACGCGCAGGATTACGACTCAAGGCGACGGCTTTCTAA
- a CDS encoding cupin domain-containing protein — translation MNDQLNDSKDIGATPSSTISYEGQDIAPLSKKSSVHYKWGENCDGWTFVENDNMSVKQERMPPGTSETMHYHEKATQFFFMLKGTAIFTLDGTVKVLTEHEGIEVKPGQKHRITNHSEADIEFTLYSHPSTKNDRINVES, via the coding sequence ATGAACGACCAATTAAACGATAGCAAAGATATCGGCGCTACTCCTTCTTCTACCATTTCTTACGAAGGTCAGGACATTGCTCCACTCTCAAAAAAATCCAGTGTTCACTACAAGTGGGGCGAGAATTGCGATGGGTGGACCTTTGTTGAAAACGACAACATGTCTGTAAAGCAGGAGCGCATGCCTCCAGGCACTTCAGAAACCATGCACTATCATGAGAAGGCGACGCAGTTCTTTTTTATGCTTAAGGGGACCGCAATTTTTACACTTGATGGTACTGTGAAAGTTTTAACTGAGCATGAAGGTATAGAAGTGAAGCCTGGTCAAAAGCACCGCATCACCAACCATAGCGAAGCAGATATCGAGTTTACGTTGTATTCACATCCATCAACAAAAAATGACAGAATTAATGTCGAAAGTTAG
- the argG gene encoding argininosuccinate synthase: MKKKVVLAYSGGLDTSFCCIYLTRDLGYEVHSVIVNTGGFSEEELKGVEERAYQMGVTSHHVVDETENFYNTCVRYLIYGNVLKNNTYPLSVSAERVSQATAIANYAKEIGAEFVAHGSTGAGNDQVRFDMIFNILVPEVQIITPIRDLKLSREEEIEYLKKHGVEMNFEKAKYSINKGIWGTSVGGKETLTSNLGLPEEAWPTQVTQSEVKDIELTFEQGELVAIDGTTYDHPTKAIQALQAIAQPYGIGRDIHVGDTIIGIKGRVGFEAAAPMVIIKAHHTLEKHVLTKWQLSWKDQLSSFYGNWLHEGQFHDPIMRNIEAFLTDTQKQVSGKVFVQLHPYRFQVVGIESDHDLMSNKFGSYGEMNNAWSGEDVKGFSKIFGNQVMIYHKVNASHTEGTN, from the coding sequence ATGAAGAAAAAAGTAGTTTTGGCTTACAGCGGCGGTTTAGATACCTCATTCTGCTGTATTTATTTAACCCGCGATCTTGGTTACGAAGTTCACTCGGTAATTGTTAATACCGGCGGCTTCAGTGAAGAAGAATTAAAGGGTGTTGAAGAACGTGCTTACCAGATGGGCGTTACGTCACACCATGTGGTAGACGAAACTGAAAACTTTTACAATACCTGCGTACGTTATCTTATTTATGGCAACGTATTAAAAAATAACACCTACCCCCTATCTGTTAGCGCGGAACGCGTAAGTCAGGCAACGGCAATTGCCAACTATGCCAAGGAGATCGGTGCTGAATTTGTAGCTCACGGTAGTACAGGTGCTGGTAATGATCAGGTTCGTTTTGACATGATCTTCAATATCCTGGTGCCTGAAGTACAGATCATCACTCCTATTCGTGACCTGAAGCTTAGCCGTGAGGAGGAAATAGAATACCTGAAAAAACACGGCGTAGAGATGAACTTTGAAAAAGCCAAATACTCAATCAACAAAGGTATTTGGGGTACATCTGTAGGTGGTAAAGAAACACTTACTTCTAACCTGGGCTTGCCGGAAGAAGCCTGGCCAACGCAGGTTACACAATCAGAAGTAAAAGATATTGAACTAACCTTTGAACAGGGCGAATTGGTTGCTATAGATGGTACAACTTACGATCACCCTACCAAAGCTATACAAGCTTTACAAGCAATTGCTCAGCCATATGGCATTGGCAGGGATATACATGTTGGCGATACTATTATTGGTATAAAAGGCCGTGTGGGTTTTGAAGCTGCTGCGCCGATGGTAATCATTAAAGCGCACCATACGCTGGAAAAACATGTACTTACCAAGTGGCAGCTATCATGGAAGGATCAGTTATCATCTTTTTACGGCAACTGGTTGCACGAAGGCCAGTTTCATGATCCTATCATGCGCAACATAGAGGCGTTCCTTACAGATACGCAGAAGCAGGTAAGCGGTAAAGTATTTGTTCAGCTGCACCCTTACCGGTTCCAGGTGGTGGGTATCGAGTCTGATCACGACCTCATGTCTAACAAGTTCGGCAGCTATGGCGAAATGAACAATGCATGGAGTGGCGAAGACGTAAAAGGCTTTAGCAAGATTTTTGGTAACCAAGTTATGATTTACCATAAGGTGAATGCCTCCCACACTGAGGGAACTAACTAA
- a CDS encoding four helix bundle protein yields MRDYRKLEVWKKAHVMVLHVYKNILPLLPKAEQFDLKSQAKRAAYSVPMNIVEGSGRFTEKDFVHFLDIALGSAHELEYRCLLCKDLGYIGEDLYNDTNKIINEVKAMLIGLIKKLRV; encoded by the coding sequence ATGAGAGACTACAGGAAGTTAGAGGTATGGAAGAAAGCGCATGTGATGGTTTTGCATGTCTACAAAAACATTCTGCCACTTCTTCCAAAGGCAGAGCAGTTTGACTTGAAAAGTCAAGCAAAAAGAGCAGCGTATTCGGTACCGATGAATATCGTAGAAGGCAGCGGACGTTTTACAGAAAAGGATTTCGTTCACTTTCTTGACATTGCACTTGGTTCGGCACACGAACTGGAGTATCGTTGTTTACTTTGCAAAGATCTTGGCTACATAGGTGAAGACCTTTATAATGATACTAACAAAATAATTAACGAAGTAAAAGCCATGCTGATTGGCTTAATAAAAAAGCTAAGAGTATAG
- a CDS encoding GNAT family N-acetyltransferase, with the protein MTIQDFDIQVATAQHADFAPHICEEMAESAKARGTGIAQRSPEYVANKMLEGKAVIALHKDGTWAGFCYIETWSHGDFVANSGLIVNPLYRKAGLAKAIKHKIFELSRKKYPEAKIFGLTTGLAVMKINSELGYEPVTYSELTQDEDFWKGCRSCVNYDILMSKGRKNCMCTAMLFDPAEVQKQYEEKMKKITKKATLLERIENAIKKRLEHFEQKAERLKHKAFQGA; encoded by the coding sequence ATGACCATACAAGATTTTGATATACAGGTAGCTACAGCACAGCATGCCGATTTCGCCCCTCATATTTGCGAGGAAATGGCCGAATCTGCCAAAGCACGCGGCACTGGTATTGCACAACGCTCTCCTGAATACGTTGCTAATAAAATGCTGGAGGGTAAAGCCGTTATAGCATTGCATAAAGACGGCACCTGGGCCGGATTCTGTTATATTGAAACCTGGAGCCATGGGGACTTTGTGGCAAACTCCGGCCTTATTGTAAATCCGCTTTACAGAAAAGCTGGTTTAGCCAAAGCCATTAAGCACAAAATTTTTGAACTTTCTCGTAAGAAGTACCCTGAAGCAAAGATATTCGGACTCACTACCGGATTAGCGGTAATGAAGATAAACTCTGAGTTAGGTTATGAGCCGGTAACTTATTCGGAACTTACCCAGGACGAAGATTTTTGGAAAGGCTGCAGAAGCTGCGTAAACTACGACATCCTGATGAGCAAAGGGCGCAAGAACTGCATGTGTACTGCCATGCTGTTTGATCCGGCAGAGGTTCAGAAACAATACGAGGAGAAGATGAAAAAGATCACCAAAAAGGCGACCTTGCTTGAGCGTATAGAAAACGCTATAAAAAAGCGTTTGGAGCACTTTGAGCAGAAAGCTGAAAGACTAAAGCACAAAGCATTTCAAGGAGCTTAA
- a CDS encoding 2'-5' RNA ligase family protein, translated as MSHVAPLILTLQIDEASQNFFDQLRSRYFPPERNYLAAHLTLFHQLPPDNIAIIDCLSRIAAEQKSFKAEVGAVASIGNGVAYKIESSLLQHLHKLLQKEWSKFLIPQDKQKLWPHITIQNKVAASTAKLLLEELKGQFEPFSITATGFNLWEYLNGPWRFIQTFSFGGSET; from the coding sequence ATGAGCCATGTTGCGCCACTTATATTAACACTACAGATAGACGAAGCTTCACAAAACTTCTTTGATCAATTGCGTAGCAGATATTTTCCGCCCGAACGCAATTATCTTGCAGCACATCTTACTCTTTTTCATCAGCTTCCACCAGATAATATCGCGATTATAGATTGCTTAAGCAGGATCGCAGCGGAACAAAAATCATTTAAAGCTGAAGTAGGCGCCGTAGCGAGTATAGGTAATGGAGTTGCCTACAAAATTGAGAGCAGTTTATTACAACACTTGCATAAACTGTTACAAAAGGAGTGGAGCAAATTTCTGATTCCACAGGATAAACAAAAGCTTTGGCCACATATAACTATACAGAACAAAGTTGCTGCTAGCACAGCAAAACTACTATTGGAGGAACTTAAAGGGCAATTTGAGCCATTTAGTATAACAGCCACCGGATTTAACCTTTGGGAATACTTAAACGGGCCATGGCGTTTTATCCAAACCTTTAGCTTTGGTGGTTCTGAAACTTAG
- a CDS encoding YpdA family putative bacillithiol disulfide reductase: MLDILIIGGGPIGLACGLAAQKAGLSFVILEKGCLVNSLYNYPATMTFFSTSDRLEIGGVPFISINKQPNRNEALEYYRRVALDNKLPIKLFEEVTGVERNGDNFVITSCKQTYHSRKVILSTGFYDIAVNLDIPGEDLPKVKHYYKDPHFYAMQNVVVVGSSNSAIDVALETYRKGAKVTLVVRGDEVSNRVKYWVRPDIINRIKEGSIKAYFNSNLAAVRETEVDINTPDGRITIPNDFVMAMTGYKPNFEFLAKLGIHLTKDKFVPEYNPETMETNLPGMYLAGVVCGGLDTHLWFIENSRIHAEMIIEDITAKFQNHQS; this comes from the coding sequence ATGCTTGATATACTCATCATTGGTGGCGGCCCTATTGGCCTTGCATGCGGATTAGCAGCGCAAAAAGCAGGTTTAAGCTTTGTAATATTAGAGAAAGGATGCCTGGTAAATTCCCTTTACAATTATCCTGCAACCATGACGTTCTTTTCGACGAGCGACAGGCTAGAAATTGGCGGCGTTCCCTTCATCAGTATTAACAAGCAGCCCAACCGCAACGAAGCGCTGGAGTACTATCGCCGTGTAGCTCTGGATAACAAATTACCAATTAAACTTTTCGAGGAAGTGACAGGAGTTGAACGCAATGGTGATAACTTTGTAATTACATCATGCAAGCAAACTTACCATTCAAGGAAAGTTATATTAAGTACCGGATTTTACGACATTGCAGTAAATCTTGATATTCCTGGAGAGGATTTACCTAAAGTAAAACACTACTACAAAGACCCTCACTTTTATGCTATGCAAAACGTGGTTGTGGTGGGTAGCAGTAACTCTGCCATAGATGTTGCGTTAGAAACATACCGCAAAGGCGCAAAGGTCACTTTGGTAGTTCGCGGAGATGAGGTCAGTAACCGGGTAAAATACTGGGTAAGGCCAGATATCATCAACCGAATAAAGGAGGGCAGTATTAAAGCTTACTTCAACAGCAATTTAGCCGCAGTACGCGAAACTGAGGTGGATATTAATACTCCTGATGGAAGGATAACTATTCCGAATGATTTTGTTATGGCCATGACCGGTTACAAGCCTAATTTTGAATTCCTCGCAAAGCTTGGCATACACCTGACTAAAGACAAGTTTGTTCCTGAATACAATCCCGAAACAATGGAGACCAATTTGCCCGGTATGTATCTTGCAGGTGTAGTATGCGGCGGATTGGACACTCACCTTTGGTTTATTGAGAATTCAAGAATTCACGCGGAGATGATCATAGAAGATATCACCGCTAAGTTTCAGAACCACCAAAGCTAA
- a CDS encoding 3-hydroxyacyl-CoA dehydrogenase family protein, protein MKNITVIGSGTMGNGIAHTFAQNGFKVSLVDINDAALQKALQTIAGNLDRQIKKGTIDEAAKAATLQNIKTYTDAIEGAADADLVVEAATENRDIKLRLFKQLSEVCKPGAILASNTSSISITEIASVTKNPANVIGMHFMNPVPVMKLVEIIRGYATTDEVTKTIMDLSVTLGKEPVEVNDYPGFVANRILMPMINEAIYTIFEGVAGVHEIDTVMKLGMAHPMGPLQLADFIGLDVCLAILKVLHNGFGSPKYAPCPLLVNMVTAGHLGVKSSTGFYKYTAGSKELIVADKFR, encoded by the coding sequence ATGAAAAACATTACGGTTATCGGTTCGGGTACAATGGGCAATGGAATAGCTCATACTTTTGCGCAAAATGGCTTTAAAGTATCGCTTGTAGACATCAACGATGCTGCTCTGCAAAAAGCGCTGCAAACCATAGCCGGCAACCTGGACAGGCAGATTAAAAAAGGTACAATTGACGAAGCCGCGAAAGCTGCTACGCTACAGAACATCAAAACCTACACTGACGCTATTGAAGGTGCTGCCGATGCAGACCTGGTTGTTGAAGCTGCTACCGAAAACCGTGATATAAAGCTCAGACTGTTCAAACAACTGAGCGAAGTTTGCAAACCGGGCGCTATCCTGGCATCTAACACATCGTCTATATCCATAACAGAAATAGCATCGGTAACCAAAAACCCCGCTAATGTTATAGGTATGCACTTTATGAACCCCGTGCCGGTAATGAAGCTGGTTGAGATTATACGCGGCTATGCTACTACGGATGAGGTGACCAAAACAATAATGGATCTTTCCGTAACGCTCGGCAAGGAGCCTGTTGAAGTAAACGATTATCCGGGTTTTGTCGCCAACCGGATATTGATGCCCATGATTAATGAAGCTATTTACACCATTTTTGAAGGTGTAGCTGGCGTACACGAGATTGATACAGTGATGAAGCTAGGCATGGCCCACCCCATGGGACCGCTGCAATTGGCCGACTTTATAGGCTTGGATGTTTGTTTGGCTATTTTAAAGGTACTACATAATGGTTTTGGCAGCCCTAAATACGCCCCATGCCCTTTGCTGGTGAATATGGTAACCGCCGGGCATCTTGGTGTAAAAAGTAGTACTGGTTTTTATAAATACACTGCCGGCAGCAAAGAACTTATTGTCGCCGATAAGTTTAGATAG
- the bioD gene encoding dethiobiotin synthase — MNDKPLFITGIGTGIGKTLVSAILVEKLKADYWKPVQSGDLDNSDTMKVRSLVTNTQSYFHEEAYRLTQPYSPHKSALLDGIAIDEHKLLKPSTTNKLLIEGAGGLMVPLNDHFLLVDLIKALEAEVVLVSQNYLGSINHTLLSIEFLRARSIPIKGIIFNGEPNTSSEEYIIKYSGLGCIGQIPTLANIDKATVAAAGSNINLD; from the coding sequence ATGAATGATAAACCGCTTTTTATAACAGGTATAGGCACAGGAATTGGTAAAACATTGGTATCAGCAATACTAGTGGAAAAACTAAAAGCCGATTATTGGAAACCTGTACAATCAGGAGACCTGGACAACTCTGATACAATGAAGGTGCGCAGTTTGGTGACGAATACGCAATCTTATTTTCATGAGGAAGCTTATCGGTTAACTCAGCCCTATTCGCCGCATAAGTCTGCGTTATTAGATGGTATCGCTATTGATGAGCATAAGCTGTTAAAGCCTTCAACAACCAACAAGTTACTGATTGAAGGTGCCGGCGGATTAATGGTACCATTGAACGATCATTTCCTGTTGGTTGATCTTATCAAAGCCCTTGAAGCCGAAGTTGTGCTGGTCTCTCAAAACTACCTTGGCAGTATTAACCATACGCTGTTGTCGATAGAATTCCTCAGGGCTCGGAGCATCCCGATTAAAGGCATCATCTTTAACGGCGAACCAAATACCTCATCTGAGGAATACATCATTAAATATTCGGGCCTTGGTTGCATAGGGCAAATCCCTACGTTAGCAAATATTGACAAGGCTACAGTAGCAGCGGCTGGTAGCAACATCAATCTAGATTAA
- a CDS encoding aminotransferase class I/II-fold pyridoxal phosphate-dependent enzyme, with product MDKAHQFLADKLNERKDAGMYRILKPENNLIDVCSNDYLGFARSHKMRDAILMEVNAHVQSLNGSTGSRLLSGNTTYAEGLEKEIANWHNAEAGLLFNSGYDANIGLFSSVPQKGDTIICDELIHASIIDGARLSYANRYSFKHNDLESLEAKLKAAKGNCYVVIESVYSMDGDTPPILQIQELTAKYGANLIIDEAHAVGLYPRGLIAELGVQDKVFARVVTFGKALGCHGAMVLGSETLRNFLVNFARSFIYTTAASFHQLASVKIAYQMLTTADVLIAPLKQNIATFKNGIAESKSFPLLPSSSAIQCIVLNSNEKAREVAGALQEAGFDARPILSPTVPKGLERIRICLHSFNTTQEIQLLTSTINSLLDE from the coding sequence TTGGATAAAGCACACCAATTTCTTGCCGATAAGCTAAACGAACGTAAAGACGCTGGTATGTACCGGATTTTAAAACCGGAGAACAACCTGATAGATGTTTGTTCTAACGACTACCTTGGCTTTGCACGTTCACATAAAATGAGAGACGCCATTTTAATGGAAGTAAACGCTCATGTGCAGAGCTTAAATGGATCTACCGGTTCAAGGTTATTGTCCGGCAACACGACCTACGCTGAAGGCCTGGAGAAAGAGATAGCAAATTGGCATAACGCAGAAGCTGGACTTTTATTTAATTCCGGCTACGACGCCAATATCGGCCTGTTTTCATCAGTGCCGCAAAAAGGCGATACAATCATCTGTGATGAACTGATACATGCATCCATCATAGATGGCGCGCGCCTGAGCTACGCTAACCGGTACAGCTTTAAACACAATGATTTGGAAAGCCTGGAGGCAAAGCTCAAAGCAGCTAAAGGCAACTGCTACGTCGTAATAGAAAGTGTATACTCCATGGATGGCGACACACCGCCTATTCTTCAAATACAGGAGCTAACCGCTAAATATGGTGCAAACCTGATTATTGACGAGGCGCACGCTGTTGGCTTATACCCGAGAGGTTTAATTGCAGAACTTGGCGTACAGGATAAGGTATTTGCCAGGGTGGTTACCTTCGGCAAGGCGCTCGGCTGCCATGGCGCAATGGTATTAGGTAGTGAAACACTCCGCAACTTTCTTGTCAATTTCGCAAGGTCTTTTATTTATACTACTGCTGCTTCGTTTCATCAGCTGGCTTCTGTAAAGATCGCCTATCAAATGTTGACCACGGCGGATGTTCTTATAGCACCGCTGAAACAAAATATAGCTACATTTAAAAATGGTATAGCCGAAAGCAAAAGCTTTCCACTTCTGCCTAGCTCCAGCGCCATCCAGTGTATCGTACTCAACAGTAACGAAAAAGCGCGCGAAGTAGCTGGTGCGTTACAGGAGGCAGGTTTTGATGCACGGCCAATACTCAGTCCAACCGTTCCGAAAGGTTTGGAAAGGATCAGAATATGTCTTCACTCCTTTAACACTACACAGGAGATACAACTACTCACATCAACGATAAATAGTTTATTAGATGAATGA
- a CDS encoding Spy/CpxP family protein refolding chaperone: MKKLMLICCFLVGITAVSRAQGGMRMTAADRVKAMKESLKLTDDQVTKITAIYEGQTKQMDSLRNAGADRSAFRPMMQATNDKVKAVLTAEQAAAWQKEMDERRARMQNGGGAPPQK; the protein is encoded by the coding sequence ATGAAAAAACTTATGTTGATCTGCTGCTTCCTTGTTGGGATCACAGCAGTAAGCCGCGCGCAGGGTGGTATGAGAATGACTGCAGCTGATCGTGTTAAAGCGATGAAAGAGTCGTTAAAATTAACCGATGACCAGGTGACCAAAATCACGGCGATCTACGAAGGCCAAACTAAACAAATGGACAGCTTGCGCAACGCAGGTGCCGACAGGTCGGCTTTCCGTCCTATGATGCAGGCTACTAACGATAAAGTAAAAGCGGTGTTAACTGCAGAACAAGCTGCTGCATGGCAGAAAGAAATGGACGAGCGCCGTGCACGTATGCAAAACGGCGGCGGTGCCCCACCACAGAAATAA